DNA sequence from the Candidatus Zixiibacteriota bacterium genome:
GGTATCCGAACTGGTTCTCTGGTACGCGGTGATAGGGATACTCTCGTCGCTGCTCCTGCATCCATTGAGAGAGCGAATCGAAAGCCGGTGGATTGAGGCGATCTCAAAGTGGTACTATTTGAGCCTCGTGCCGCTCGTGGTGATGCTCTTCCTGGCCATCATGCGAAGAATCTCGGACTACGGCGTCACGGAGAACCGCTATTTCGTGCTGGCGATGGCGGTAGGGCTGGCGGTTGGGGTGGGGTACATGATCGTCTCCAAACGGAAAGACATGCGCCTGATTCCGATCATTATCTGTCTTATAGCGTTTCTTTCGGCTTACGGCCCCTGGAGCGCGTTCGCCGTCTCGCGCGGAAGTCAGCAGGCGCGGCTGGCAGCACTTATGGCCAGGAACGGGATGCTGGTCGAGGGCACGGCCCAGAAACCTCCGGCGGAACCGACCCTCGAAGACCGGCAGCAAATGAGCAGCGCAACGAGTTATCTCAACGAGATGCATGGACTCGATGCGTTTGCGGAATGGCTGCCGGACAGCACGCGACAGGGATTGGATACGCTCCCGTTCTATACCAGAGACGAGGCCACCACGGAGAAGCTTGGTTTTGCGTATGCCAGCCCGGCCGTGGCATTTGACAGGGGTAAGTTCGCACCCCTCAGACTCGGCGATGAGGAACCGATAAGCACGGAGGGCTACGATCTGATGCTCCGGTTTGACGACTTGTCGGCATCCAAGTCGATCAGAAACTTCACTCTTGAGTCGGACACCTGTCGGCTGGAATTCGATACCGCCAGTTGCCGGCTGACTCTGCAGTTCAGGGGGGTATCGTATGACACGAGCGCCGTTACGGTCGTGTCCATGAGAGAACGTCTGCCTGAACTTATGGAGAAACGGAAGAGCGATGACCCGTCTCCTCAGGATATGACTTTCCATTCGGTGGATGTCGATTCGTCGGCGATGGTAGTGTTGAAAAGCATATGGTTCGGCGGGGATAGTCTGAACATCCGTTCACTCAACGGCTACCTATTCTTGCGCCGGCCCAAATGAAAAAACGGGTCTGGTGGCCCACGTTTCAGGTCTGGTGGGCCACCCGGCCTCCGCCAAAATCGTACTGAACTGGGTTAACGGGCGGAGAATCGACAACAATGTGGACATCTCCGGCATGAGCGGCATGATCTTTCTGCGGCGACCCCAATGAAAAAACCCCGTTTCCGGGGCCTCTTCGATCATCGTGTCCGTGACTACCGCTGCACCTTCTCGCCGGTCATCGCCTCGATCTCGTCTAACAGCATTTTTTCCAGCTCCGCCTCCGGCGCGGTCTTGATGATCTCGCCCTTTTTCATCAGAATCGCCTTCCCCTTGCCGCCGGTGATGCCGACATCAGCCGCCGCCGCCTCGCCGGGACCATTCACCGGGCACCCCATAACCGCAACTTTCAGCGATGACTTCATATGCTTGGTCTTCTGCTCGATCGATTCCGCCAGTGGAATCAAATCGATCTGGCACCGCCCGCAGGTTGGGCAGGCGATAATCTCCACGCCCTCTTTTCGTAACGCGCACGACTTGAGAATCTGCTTGCCGACCCGGATTTCGTGAATCGGATCCGCTGAAAGCGAAACGCGGATTGTATCGCCGATACCAGTGAGAAGAATCGCGCCGATACCCACCGAGGATTTGACCGTGCCGGTCTCAAGCGTGCCGGACTCGGTGATTCCCACGTGCAGAGGGTAATCGCACCGCTGGGCCAGCATGTGGTAGGCCCAGAAGGCGGTATTGGTGCTGGTCGATTTGACCGAGATAACGATATCGTGAAAGTCCATTTCTTCGAGAATGGCCGCCTCGCGCAGCGCCGCCTCGACAAACGCGCGGGGGTCGTCGTGGCCGTACTGCTCGAGCAAATCCTTGGGAAGCGAACCGGAGTTGACACCGATCCGTATCGGAATGCCCTTATCCTTGGCAGCTTTGGTGACCTCGCGGACTTTCCAGTCCTCGCCGATGTTTCCGGGGTTTATCCTGATCTTGTCAAACCCGGCCGCAATAGCCGCCAGGGCCAGCTTGTACTGAAAGTGTATGTCGGCGACCAGCGGACGGTCGACTTGCTTCCTGATTTCCGCCAGCTTTTCACCGGCATCGGCGTTTAGCACCGACAGCCGCACGATATCGGCGCCGGCCTCGAATAACTGGTTTATCTGTTTAACCGTGGCGGGCACGTCGCGGGTATCAGTCGTAGTCATCGATTGAATCGCGATCGGAAAACCACCTCCGATGATGACATTGCCGATCTTGACCGCGCGGCTTGAGCGTCGCTGCACCGGATAATTAAGTTCCATAAGCTTTCTTGACCACCTATCAGGCGAGTGATAATTTACCCGTTGTACGGAACAGTGCAAACGAAAGTTGGTTTCCCTTGATTTGGCTGAAACGTCTGCTGCCGCTCCTGGTCCTCGGCATGGCGGTGGGCGGGTATGTGCTCTGGGATCGCTGGAATTCAGAGAAACGATCTTTGGAGGAAAACCGCCTAGCCCTGGTCACCGCGCAGGTGTGGATCGCCACCGCCCGGTACCGCTACGATCCGGAGCGATTTGTCGCGTACCGGGACTCGCTGCTGCAGGCGGAGTCGGTTCCGCGTGAGAAGGTGCTCGAATTCCTCAACGGACGTGAAAACCAGCCGGAAGACCTTCTTCCGTTTGCCCAAAAAGTCCAGAAGTGCGTTGATTCGCTTTACAGGATTGAAGACTCTATCGTGCGCCAACGAAAGATCGACATGCGCGATTCGGTACGCGCAGCCGCCCAGAGTCCGGTCGATCTGCGCTAGCCCGGTCTGTTATCAAGTAGTCGCGAGGACGCAAACATGAACAGATACCTGATTTCTCCCGCATTAGTGATCACGGCGGTCTCCAGCGTGTCGTCCGGCGTTGACGCCGGCGAACCGGCCAGGCAAGAGCCAATAGCCACGTTTTCAATCGTGGCGCGGGACTCGGCCACCGGCGAACTCGGTGTGGCGGTGGCCTCGAAGTTCTTTACGGTCGGCAATGTCGTTCCGTGGGCGAAAGCAGGAATCGGCGCAGTAGCCACGCAGGCGTTCTGCAATACGTCGTTTGGCTGGCGCGGGCTGGATATGCTGGAGACGGGCATGACTCCCGAGCAAATTCGCGACAGCCTGCTCAAGAACGACAACGATCCCGGCCGCCGCCAGTTCGGCATTGTCGCCGCCGATGGCCGCTCGGTCACTTACACCGGCGACGGCTGCTCCGCCTGGGCGGGAGGGCGCTCCGGCCTGAATTATGCGGTGCAGGGCAATATTCTCGCGGGCGAGGCGGTGGTGGTCGCTATGGAAAAGGCCTTTCTGCAGACGGGTGGCAATCTTGCAGATCGGATGTACGCAGCTCTTCTGGCGGGCGAGGCGGCCGGCGGCGACTCGCGAGGTAAACAATCCGCAGCCTTGCTGGTAGTACGCGAGGGTGCCGGCTACGGCGGCTATACTGATAGGGCTATCGATATCCGCATCGATGACCACCCCGAACCGTTTCTTGAACTGGGGCGCATCCTGAATATCGCTCAGATGAACTACTCCTGGAATATCGCCTGGACCGCGTTTACCGAAAAGCGGTTCGCCGATGCTCTGCCGCCCATGGAGCGCTGTGCCACACTGGCCCCGGACTATGGTGAAGTTTTCTACGATCTCGCGGTGATTCGCCTGGCGAACGGAGACAGGCCGGGTGCGCGGGAGGCGCTCAGGAAAGCGGTGGTATTGAATCCCAAGCTGGTGGCGCAGGCTCGGGTGGATAGTGATCTCGGCGCCTTACACGGCGACGACAAGTATGAGACGATATTGAGAGAATCGAAGGAGTAGGCCGGCTAAGCAACCTCAAACGCGTTCGGATAGTGCTCCAGTTTGCCGCTCTGAAAGGTGATTACATCGAAGCGGAAATCGACGCCGCTTAGGTCATTGCTGATGATGTATTGCCGGGCGGAATCGGTCATGTGGGCGATTTTCTTCTTATCTACTCTCTCGATCGGATGACCGAACTTCTTGCCGACCGACGCTTTTACCTCCACAAACGCGATCACATCCTGCTTGCGCACAATAAGATCGATTTCCCTCCGCCCCGCGCGCCAGTTGCGCGCGATGATCTCGAAACCGTTGTCAGTGTAGAAACGAGCCGCCAACCGCTCGAATCTTCTTCCCGTTTCGATTCTGCGCCGGTTCTTCGGCTTTGGGTTCTTAGAAGAGGGCATACTGGTTGACCAGTTCGGCCACGGGGCGGAAGGTTCGTCTGTGAATGTCGCACGGCCCGTGCTTGCGCAGTTCCTGAAGGTGCTCCGCGGTCGGGTACCCCTTATGCGTGGAAAACGAAAAGCCGGGGTAAAGCTCCTGGTACCGATCCATGATCCGGTCGCGGGTAACTTTGGCAATAACGCTGGCGGCGGAGATGGCGCGGCAGCGGCGGTCTCCTCCGACCACCGCAAACTGGGGCTGGGACAGATTTGGAATCGACGCATTGCCGTCGACCAAAACCACATCGGGGCGCGGATCGAGGTCGATCACCGCCTTGCGCATCGCGCGCAGCGATGCCTGCAGGATGTTGATCTGGTCGATGGTCGCATGATCTATGATGCCTACCGCGCACGGCAGCGACAGCCCCACGATCTGCTCGAATACGTAGCCTCGCCTGGCCGGCGTGAGCTTCTTGGAATCATCGAGCCCGTCGATCTCGACTTCACGCGGTAAAATCACCGCCGCCGCGACGACCGGTCCGGCGAGCGGCCCGCGCCCGGCTTCGTCGACCCCGCAAACACCCGAGTAGCCGCGCTCGTAAAGCATCGTCTCGAGGTTTTCGAGAAACGCGCTTAGTGTAGTGTCTGACAGGATCGATTTGATGGCCACACGATGCTCCGGACTGACAGTGTCGTGTAGACACGCCGGGTTCACTATAAACATTATGTCGGCTGGTCAAAACTCTTTTGTTACCTGACCACGCCGGGTATTTTGGGCCCGAAGGGCAGGACCCCTATGGTCCTGTGACGTGGCAAAGGTGGCGAGAGCGACAATGTCGGGACCGTAAAGGTCCCGACATACGGCTGAATAGGTGGTACGTGGGCGGCAGACCTCCCGGTCTGCCCCGGGCAAGGTGACGCGGGAAAAGGGACGGGCGAGGCCCCCGGATCAAGTCCGGGGCAGGCTCTGCCGCCCACGAAAAAACCGTACGAAACCAACACATGTCCAAAGAACGTCAACTCGAATTCAGAATCATCGCCGGTGAGCTGAAAGGCAAAAAGATCGTCACGCCCGATCTCGGCATAACCCGTCCGCCGTTGTCGCGACTGCGCAAGGCGATTTTCGATTACCTGACGCCTTACTTGGACAACGCCGATTATCTCGATCTCTTCAGCGGCACCGGTTCGTACGTCTTCGAGGCGGTCTCCCGCGGCGCAAAAAGCGGCACCGGCGTGGAACTGGAGCCCCGCCTGGCCGAGGCGATCAATTCGCAGGCGACAAAACTTGGTGTCGGGGACAGACTCCGATGTCTGACCGGCGATGTCTTTACAGTCATCCCAGCTCTCCAGCAGCAGGGATCACGATTCGATATCATTATGATGGCTCCGCCGCAGTACAAGGGGATTATCGATCTCACTCTGAAGCTCTTGGCTGAGCATAGACTCATTATGGGCGTAGGTCAAAAACCTTCTGGTTTTGATATCTCCAAGGGACCGGATGTCGAAACCGCAGGGGTTTCGACCTACAGGGGCGAGGATCGTACGTCGCAGATCATCTGCCAGCACGATACATCGGAAACAGACAAGATTGACTGGGGAGCCTGGCGAATCGTACAGCAGCGAAAGTACGGGAACACGACGTTTACGATTCTCGGGATGTAGCTGTCGGGTTGCGCGTGGGTTTTGCGTACTGTGAGGCGACACCGGCTGACAGCGGACCGACGGCCCAGCCTCCGAGTGGGATTAATCATGGCTGTGCACTACGGTCACTGTCGGCGAAGACACCCCCAAGTCACCCTGAGCCTGTCGAAGGGTGACTACGTGACGGTGACACGGCCCGACAGTGACGGCGTCGGGACTGCAAGGGTCCCGACCTACGTTTGAGAGGAAAGTAGGTCGAATCCAGACCCGCTTCGGGGCGGATTCGACAACCGTTAACGTCCCCGACCCGTCACGGACAATCAGGAAAAAGGCGCACGGTACGTGACTTGGACAAAGGCCATCAGCGGTGAGTTTTCAGACTGTCAGCGCCTGGGCTGACTTTTGCGTTATACCGCTCGAACAGAGTAAGGGGATGTTTGATTAGCTCGTGTACTGCCTCGGGATTGAATCCCTTGTCGCTGATATGCGAGACCATCCACCAGCCCAGGGTGTAGACCAGCGACGGGCGATCAATCTCATGCGCTTTCACCTCCCGCTCCAGCTCATCCTCCGGAATTGTCCGGCTCAGATACTGACGAAGGACGCTCCTCGCAGCCTCCTGATAGGTGTTGCCCAGCCAGTCCGAGGCGACCTCTTCGGCAACCTCACCGCTCTTCACCAGGGCCATCATCTTATCGAGCTCCCGTAACCAGTGCACGACCACCGCGGTATCTTCCTTGATTGTGCGATTGAAACCCTCGGGAGGATTACAATGCATGGCGGTACCCTCCGTGACCAGCCTCCGGATCAGCCGGTTTCTCCAACGGATCGTCCAATCTGCGGCTTCGTCCCGCGAGGGCGCGAAGTACGGCTGCGCGAAGATGTGATGGAACTCGTGGGCCAGCACGGGCTCGATGCCGTCGGCGGACAGCGTGTCCAGGCCCTCGTAGCGGGTGTCCGGCGACCGACGCGCCAGGACCAGAGAATACAGATCGAAACAAACCTGTCCGTCATGGGCAAAAGCATCGCCGTTCCCGTCGAATATGAAAAACGTCTCGGGGATTTCGTGTTCGCCGTCCGGGAGCCAGCGCTCCGCGATGCTGCGGCAAGTGTCAAGATCAATCCGCGAGCTCAATCCCTTGATCCAGCTTCGGACCGACGGAAGATGCACGGTTATTTCAAGCAGGTTGCGGGAGATATCGGCCGGGCTGGGGATGGCCTCATAGGGGAGGGCCAGTAGAATCCGACGGTGGTCATCCGGCTTCACGTTGCGGAATTGCCGGTAGTACAGACGATAGGCGGGCGATTCAATAAGCGCATGGATGCGGCGAACCAACGCTGGCTTTGATTCCTTTGCGGCAATCAGGCTGTCCAGCAAGGCATCGCGCTGTTGTCTGGGGAGCGATGATAGTCGGTCAGTGATAGAGTCACAGTTCGGGGACTCATCGACCGAGGCCTGTAGTACGTCCAGCAGGGCCGTGGCGGCCGAGAAGTCGACCTGCTGTTTCGCGGTTTTCGATGATTCCCGGTAGCAGCTCAGCAAGTTTGAGGATACGACTGCACAGGCGAGGAAAAAGAGAACAGTTCGCACTTGACCACCTCAGCGAGTGGTACGGCGAATCTGAAGTTATGTTGCACGCTCTGGGAATTGAGTCGAGCGCAGGGAAACGATCGGTACGCAAGAGACTGCCGGGAAGCCCGCCGCGGCGGGACCAGGCAACACGAACGGCGTCAGGTCTCACTCCGAGCCCGACCCGCAGGGCGAGTCGGGCTCGGAGCAGGGCCTGACGCAACGGATCCGGGTCTGTCTGGAGAAAACTGCCGGGCAGTGTCGCCCGGCAGCACTTTTGAAAAGCACCGGCTACTTCTTCTCCGGCTCGCCGTTGCCTTCTTTCTCGCTGCCGGTCATGCCTTCTTTGATTCGCGCCGATTTGCCGGTCAGATCACGCATATAATACAGCTTGCCGCGCCTGACATGACCCTGGCGAACCCGCTCGATTTTCGCCACGTTCGGCGAATGCAGCGGAAACACGCGCTCCACGCCTATCCCCTCCGAAATCTTTCGCACCGTGAAGGTCTCGCCGGTGCCTCCGCCGCGACGGCTGATCACGTCCCCCTGGAAGATCTGAATACGCTCCTTGTCGCCCTCTTTGATGCGTACATGCACCCGCACGGTGTCGCCCGAACGGAACTCCGGGGTGGTGTCACGCATGAACTTCTTTTCAATCTGTGCGATTCGTTTCATGATGATGTCCTTTCTATATCAACTTCTCTATTCGTCTCATTCTGACGGCCCTTCATGATCCGCGGCTCTCAGTCTACGGAACAGATCTGGCCGGTTGCGCCGGCATTTCTCCAGGGCGGCGTCGGTACGGAACTGCTGGATCCGGGCATGATCGCCTGATACGAGCACCTCCGGCACCTTCAGACCGAGATACTCGGCCGGCTTGGTGTAGCACGGGGCGCCGGTGATCTGGTCCATGTGCGAATCACCCAGCGCCGACTCGAAATTGCCCAGCACTCTTGGAATCAACCGCGCGACTGCGTCGACCATCACCGCCGCGGCCGGTTCGCCGCCGGTGAGGACGTAATCGCCGATCGAAACCTCGTCGATCTCATACAGGCTCAACAGCCGCTCATCCACGCCGAGGTAGTGGCCGCAGATAATCGTGAGCCGCTCACACAATGAGTACTCTACCGCCAGCGATTGCGCCAGCACCCGGCCTGCCGCCGAGGTGAGAATCAGCCGCTCTTTGGAGGGCCTCTTTTCTTTGCCCTTGTGCGGCCATCCGAGCGACTCCAGGCAGCGGTCCAGCGGCTCAAGCATCATCACCATGCCGCCGCCGCCGCCGTACGGGGTGTCGTCGACCGAATGATGCTTGTCGACCGCGAAGTCACGCGGGTTTACCAATACTATGTCAAAGAGCTGCTTGTCCCACGCTTTCCCGATCAGTGACTGCCGCATGGACAGGCTGAAATAATCAGGAAACAGTGTGACAATCTCAAACTTCATGATCCGTTTTTCTCGTCCGTGTCGTCGAACATGCCGCCGCTCACCACTACTACCGTGCGCAGGACGGTGTCGATCTTTCGCACATAGTCATTTACCGCCGGAAACAAGACATCTTTACCGCTGTCAGTCCTGACCACGTACACGTCGTTGGCCGGGTAGCGAATCACGTCGATAATCTCACCCAGGCGCCGTCCGTTGTCGGCATCGCGCACCGCGCAGCCGACCAGGTCAAAAACGTAGTGCGTATCCGGCGGCAGCGCTACCAGTTGCGTTCTTGCTACGGCCAGTTGGCGATTGGTGTACCGGGCGGCATCCTCACGACTGTCAATTCCGACAAATTTGATCACCGGCCGTCCCCCGATAACTTCCGCCGCCTCGATTTCGAGTTCGCGCCAGGCGTCCTGTTCGCTCACCAGAATCCGATCCAGCTCGCCGAACCGTTCGGGGAAGTCGGTGTCGGGGGTTATCCAGATCCAGCCGTGCACTCCGCGGGCGCGACCGAGACGGCCGACCAGTATCAGATCTCCTTTGGTTTCCAACTACTCCAGTATTTCCAGCACTGCCCGTTTGCCCTGGCGCGCGGCCGCCGCCGCCAGCAGCGTTCGGATCGCCCTGGCCGTCTGACCGGATTTGCCGATCACCTTGCCGAGATCACCCGCGCCGACTCGCAGTTCGTAAACCGTCGTGCGCGAGCCTTCTACCTCGCTGATCGCAACCGCCTCCGGGTTGTCTACCAGCGCCCTGACAATCGTCTCGAGGAAATCCTTCATGGCGTATCCTCACCAATGCCGACTTGTTCACGCCGGGTAACCGATCCCGGGCAAGTGGCCGGCCGCAGCCATTATCAACCTTCGGTCTTCTCGCCTTCGGCCGGAGGCTGGGCCGCCGCCGCGGCTTCGGCCTCAGCCGCCTGTGCCCGGGCCGCCGCCGCCTTCTTGGCTTTCCGGGTCTTCTTCTTGCGCTCCGTAATCGTGGCCTTGAGGGCCAACTCGGCCACATCCTGACCGGCCCGGACTTTGTGATACTTCTCAGTAAACCCGATCTGCGTCAGGAGCGAACTGACCGTATCGCTCGGCTCGGCGCCGGTGTTCAGCCAGTAGGTGAGTCGTTCCTCTTTGACCGACACGACCGCCGGGCGCTCGATCGGGTTGTAAGTTCCCAGCACCTCCAGAAAACGGCCGTCGCGAGCGCGGCGCGAATCCGCCGCCACGATACGGTAATACGGGCGCTTTTTCTTGCCCATCCGACGAAGTCTAATGTGTACTGCCAACTACCAAATCCTCCTTAGAGTTTATCACTAAAACGGCATTAAGTTCTTGGGTAAACCTTTGAAATCTTTCTTTCCAATCGACACAAACATCTTTTGCATGGCGAAGAACTGCTTGAGCAATTGATTGACCGTCTGCACCGATGTGCCCGATCCGAGCGCGATTCGCTTCTTCCGGGAGCCGTCGATAAGGTGCGGATGGCGCCGCTCCTGCGGGGTCATCGATTTGATAATCGCCGCGGTGCGCTCGATCTCGTTCTCGTCGAATTTGATCCCCTTGAGCGCCTTTCCGATTCCAGGCACCATCCCCAGCACCGACTCCAGCGGTCCCATCTTTTTGAGCTGGTTCATTTGCTCGAGAAAGTCCTCGAAGTCAAACTTGGCCTTGAGCAGCTTCTGCTGGAGCTTCTTGGCCTGCTCCATGTCGACCGTGGCCTGGGCCTTCTCGACCAGCGTAACAATATCGCCCATGCCGAGAATGCGCGACGCCAGGCGGTCTGGATGAAACGGTTCCAGATCGCCTAGTTTTTCGCCCACCGAGGCGAGCTTGATCGGACAGCCAGTTACTCTGCGGATCGAGAGCGCCGCGCCGCCACGGGCATCGCCGTCGAGTTTGGACAGCACCACACCGGTGATATTGAGGCGCTTGTGGAATACGTCGGCGACATTGACCGCATCCTGGCCGGTCATGCTGTCGGCGACCAAGAGAATCTCATGCGGCTTGACGGCCTTCTTGATCTCCTCGAGCTCAAGCATCAGGTCGTCGTCTACGTGCAAACGCCCGGCGGTGTCTAAGATAACCAGATCGATGAAGCTCTTCTCGGCATGTTTCACCGCCTGGCGGCAAATCTCTACCGGGTTTTGTCCGTCGAGAGAGAACTGCTCGACCTGGATCGAATCCGCCAGCACCTTGAGCTGTTTGACCGCGGCGGGGCGGTAGATATCGGCGGCCACCACGAGCGGTTTTTGATTTTTGCGCTTGTGCATAAGCGCCAGCTTGCCGACCAGGGTCGTCTTGCCGGAGCCTTGCAGGCCGCAGACCATGTAGATAGTGGGGGATTTGTCGACCGGGGCAAGCGGGGCGGCTTTCCCGCCGAGAAGTTCGACCAGCTCGTCGTGAACGATTTTGACAATCTGCTGGCCGGGATCGATAGACTTGAGTACCTCAGTGCCGACTGCTTTCTCCTGGACCGACTTGACGAAATCGCGCGCCACCTTGAAGTTGACGTCAGCTTCGAGCAGCGCCTGCCGGACTTCGCGCATAGAGTCCTTGATATTCGTCTCCGAGATCTTGCCAAGGCCGCGCAGCTTTTTGAAGGCAAGCTCGAGCTTGTCGGTCAGATGTGAGAACATGGCACTGAGTTTGTGGCGATCACCTCATGGGTCGATGTTACTCTATCTTGTTTCTCTTCAGCCCCAAAGGCCCGGGTAATATAGGGATTTGGTGAGAAAGGGCAAGGGGGGGACGAATCTTTGCCGTTACTCAATCTGAATCCACTTTTCCCTTGTTCCCCTCTCTGGGGTGACCTATTATCAAAGCTTGATTCGGCCGTTTCCGGCGCGCGACGTGTATAATTGAAGTCGAAAGTAACTCATGATGTTGGTACACAAGGCCTT
Encoded proteins:
- a CDS encoding DUF4153 domain-containing protein, which translates into the protein MSVFRRFPSYDQIIHGAAASAARFPLSLISALIGVAAAVTLADRDYDGQYPVLEKLLACAALGIPLFVALTTFAEKRLWARSGQLFLQSAGVVLLTAYYFSLPAKINEPMYPMVRFALLFIGLHFLVAWLPWTGRDQVVGFWQYNKTLFLRLLISGLYSVVLFLGLALALAAIDHLFEADIQPETYFRLWITIVGLFFTWVVLAGVPKDLAALNQSDEYPSGLKVFTQFILLPLVGIYFVILIAYEAKIIIEWNWPRGWVSELVLWYAVIGILSSLLLHPLRERIESRWIEAISKWYYLSLVPLVVMLFLAIMRRISDYGVTENRYFVLAMAVGLAVGVGYMIVSKRKDMRLIPIIICLIAFLSAYGPWSAFAVSRGSQQARLAALMARNGMLVEGTAQKPPAEPTLEDRQQMSSATSYLNEMHGLDAFAEWLPDSTRQGLDTLPFYTRDEATTEKLGFAYASPAVAFDRGKFAPLRLGDEEPISTEGYDLMLRFDDLSASKSIRNFTLESDTCRLEFDTASCRLTLQFRGVSYDTSAVTVVSMRERLPELMEKRKSDDPSPQDMTFHSVDVDSSAMVVLKSIWFGGDSLNIRSLNGYLFLRRPK
- the ispG gene encoding flavodoxin-dependent (E)-4-hydroxy-3-methylbut-2-enyl-diphosphate synthase; translated protein: MELNYPVQRRSSRAVKIGNVIIGGGFPIAIQSMTTTDTRDVPATVKQINQLFEAGADIVRLSVLNADAGEKLAEIRKQVDRPLVADIHFQYKLALAAIAAGFDKIRINPGNIGEDWKVREVTKAAKDKGIPIRIGVNSGSLPKDLLEQYGHDDPRAFVEAALREAAILEEMDFHDIVISVKSTSTNTAFWAYHMLAQRCDYPLHVGITESGTLETGTVKSSVGIGAILLTGIGDTIRVSLSADPIHEIRVGKQILKSCALRKEGVEIIACPTCGRCQIDLIPLAESIEQKTKHMKSSLKVAVMGCPVNGPGEAAAADVGITGGKGKAILMKKGEIIKTAPEAELEKMLLDEIEAMTGEKVQR
- a CDS encoding DUF1028 domain-containing protein: MNRYLISPALVITAVSSVSSGVDAGEPARQEPIATFSIVARDSATGELGVAVASKFFTVGNVVPWAKAGIGAVATQAFCNTSFGWRGLDMLETGMTPEQIRDSLLKNDNDPGRRQFGIVAADGRSVTYTGDGCSAWAGGRSGLNYAVQGNILAGEAVVVAMEKAFLQTGGNLADRMYAALLAGEAAGGDSRGKQSAALLVVREGAGYGGYTDRAIDIRIDDHPEPFLELGRILNIAQMNYSWNIAWTAFTEKRFADALPPMERCATLAPDYGEVFYDLAVIRLANGDRPGAREALRKAVVLNPKLVAQARVDSDLGALHGDDKYETILRESKE
- a CDS encoding YraN family protein, which encodes MPSSKNPKPKNRRRIETGRRFERLAARFYTDNGFEIIARNWRAGRREIDLIVRKQDVIAFVEVKASVGKKFGHPIERVDKKKIAHMTDSARQYIISNDLSGVDFRFDVITFQSGKLEHYPNAFEVA
- a CDS encoding ribonuclease HII, which gives rise to MAIKSILSDTTLSAFLENLETMLYERGYSGVCGVDEAGRGPLAGPVVAAAVILPREVEIDGLDDSKKLTPARRGYVFEQIVGLSLPCAVGIIDHATIDQINILQASLRAMRKAVIDLDPRPDVVLVDGNASIPNLSQPQFAVVGGDRRCRAISAASVIAKVTRDRIMDRYQELYPGFSFSTHKGYPTAEHLQELRKHGPCDIHRRTFRPVAELVNQYALF
- a CDS encoding RsmD family RNA methyltransferase, with translation MSKERQLEFRIIAGELKGKKIVTPDLGITRPPLSRLRKAIFDYLTPYLDNADYLDLFSGTGSYVFEAVSRGAKSGTGVELEPRLAEAINSQATKLGVGDRLRCLTGDVFTVIPALQQQGSRFDIIMMAPPQYKGIIDLTLKLLAEHRLIMGVGQKPSGFDISKGPDVETAGVSTYRGEDRTSQIICQHDTSETDKIDWGAWRIVQQRKYGNTTFTILGM
- a CDS encoding DUF5700 domain-containing putative Zn-dependent protease, translating into MRTVLFFLACAVVSSNLLSCYRESSKTAKQQVDFSAATALLDVLQASVDESPNCDSITDRLSSLPRQQRDALLDSLIAAKESKPALVRRIHALIESPAYRLYYRQFRNVKPDDHRRILLALPYEAIPSPADISRNLLEITVHLPSVRSWIKGLSSRIDLDTCRSIAERWLPDGEHEIPETFFIFDGNGDAFAHDGQVCFDLYSLVLARRSPDTRYEGLDTLSADGIEPVLAHEFHHIFAQPYFAPSRDEAADWTIRWRNRLIRRLVTEGTAMHCNPPEGFNRTIKEDTAVVVHWLRELDKMMALVKSGEVAEEVASDWLGNTYQEAARSVLRQYLSRTIPEDELEREVKAHEIDRPSLVYTLGWWMVSHISDKGFNPEAVHELIKHPLTLFERYNAKVSPGADSLKTHR
- the rplS gene encoding 50S ribosomal protein L19 produces the protein MKRIAQIEKKFMRDTTPEFRSGDTVRVHVRIKEGDKERIQIFQGDVISRRGGGTGETFTVRKISEGIGVERVFPLHSPNVAKIERVRQGHVRRGKLYYMRDLTGKSARIKEGMTGSEKEGNGEPEKK
- the trmD gene encoding tRNA (guanosine(37)-N1)-methyltransferase TrmD, coding for MKFEIVTLFPDYFSLSMRQSLIGKAWDKQLFDIVLVNPRDFAVDKHHSVDDTPYGGGGGMVMMLEPLDRCLESLGWPHKGKEKRPSKERLILTSAAGRVLAQSLAVEYSLCERLTIICGHYLGVDERLLSLYEIDEVSIGDYVLTGGEPAAAVMVDAVARLIPRVLGNFESALGDSHMDQITGAPCYTKPAEYLGLKVPEVLVSGDHARIQQFRTDAALEKCRRNRPDLFRRLRAADHEGPSE
- the rimM gene encoding ribosome maturation factor RimM (Essential for efficient processing of 16S rRNA), whose product is METKGDLILVGRLGRARGVHGWIWITPDTDFPERFGELDRILVSEQDAWRELEIEAAEVIGGRPVIKFVGIDSREDAARYTNRQLAVARTQLVALPPDTHYVFDLVGCAVRDADNGRRLGEIIDVIRYPANDVYVVRTDSGKDVLFPAVNDYVRKIDTVLRTVVVVSGGMFDDTDEKNGS
- a CDS encoding KH domain-containing protein, encoding MKDFLETIVRALVDNPEAVAISEVEGSRTTVYELRVGAGDLGKVIGKSGQTARAIRTLLAAAAARQGKRAVLEILE
- the rpsP gene encoding 30S ribosomal protein S16 produces the protein MAVHIRLRRMGKKKRPYYRIVAADSRRARDGRFLEVLGTYNPIERPAVVSVKEERLTYWLNTGAEPSDTVSSLLTQIGFTEKYHKVRAGQDVAELALKATITERKKKTRKAKKAAAARAQAAEAEAAAAAQPPAEGEKTEG